A genomic stretch from Lathyrus oleraceus cultivar Zhongwan6 chromosome 2, CAAS_Psat_ZW6_1.0, whole genome shotgun sequence includes:
- the LOC127123274 gene encoding uncharacterized protein LOC127123274, whose amino-acid sequence MPEEKECVADMILNLVQPKNILATLKHKRPENISNIKQVYNILYQTNKAWKGNRTEMQQLLKLLDDNNYVSRYQTCEDGVIVRDIFWTHPDSIKLFNMFTTMLIIDSTYKTNKYKLPLLEMVVVISTEKTYSDGFAFLESEKEENVNWALEVCRTMLKDQEEMPKVIVTDRDTTLMNYVTKAFPTSYSLLCRYHITKNVRSRVKPAVKEKIVCAWTDQVRHLGNTTTIRINSTHATLKNWLGNSKEDLRRDWDFLFDNISRVSLNYIFHEVKRVDNVGSDSINGGRKIVKTYGLPCACVIAKKVKLGSPIRMDEVCTHWKRLRFDDDGVMKDDKLNISIFIEWELIQERFLKVGDNMKLHIKEQLRKISYPKTTNLRPPSQLFFWTHQLQNLKKSVFKGARISKPPPSPPPSKIPFIDEMLVFMHKYIEWIINIEGDGKCGYRAILALLGKGEDNHTLIRHQLFHELRTHKESYTQLYKKKENFDAIY is encoded by the exons ATGCCGGAAGAGAAGGAATGTGTTGCTGACATGATATTGAATTTGGTTCAACCGAAAAATATACTTGCAACTTTGAAACATAAAAGACCCGAAAATATCTCAAATATCAAGCAAGTGTACAATATTTTGTACCAAACTAACAAGGCATGGAAGGGGAATAGAACTGAAATGCAACAACTCTTGAAACTATTGGATGATAACAATTATGTATCTAGGTACCAAACATGCGAGGACGGAGTTATCGTTAGAGACATATTTTGGACTCATCCTGATTCTATCAAGTTATTCAACATGTTTACCACTATGCTCATAATTGATTCAACGTACAAAACCAACAAGTACAAACTTCCATTATTGGAGATGGTTGTTGTCATCTCTACTGAGAAGACCTACTCTGACGGGTTTGCATTTCTAGAGAGCGAAAAAGAGGAGAATGTTAATTGGGCCTTAGAGGTGTGTCGGACAATGCTGAAGGACCAAGAAGAGATGCCTAAAGTGATTGTTACTGACCGTGATACCACTTTGATGAATTATGTTACAAAGGCATTTCCTACTTCTTATTCATTACTTTGTAGGTATCATATAACAAAGAATGTGAGAAGTCGGGTTAAACCCGCG GTGAAGGAGAAAATTGTTTGTGCTTGGACCGATCAGGTTAGACACCTTGGAAATACAACAACTATCCGAATTAATTCTACTCATGCTACATTGAAGAATTGGTTGGGAAATAGTAAGGAAGATTTGCGTAGAGATTGGGATTTC TTGTTCGACAACATATCTCGAGTGAgtttgaattatatttttcaCGAAGTTAAACGAGTTGATAATGTAGGTTCTGATAGCATAAATGGTGGACGCAAAATTGTGAAAACATATGGTCTCCCATGTGCTTGTGTTATTGCAAAAAAGGTGAAACTTGGTAGCCCGATAAGAATGGATGAGGTTTGCACTCACTGGAAGAGGCTtaggtttgatgatgatggtgtcaTGAAAGACGATAAGTTGAATATCTCTATCTTCATTGAATGGGAATtgatacaagagagatttttgaaaGTCGGTGACAATATGAAACTCCACATCAAAGAACAATTGAGGAAGATTTCTTATCCGAAAACCACCAACTTGAGACCACCCTCTCAACTG TTTTTCTGGACTCACCAActccaaaatctcaaaaaaagtGTTTTCAAAGGAGCTCGCATTAGCAAACCACCTCCTTCACCGCCTCCATCAAAGATTCCATTCATTGACGAGATGTTGgtttttatgcacaaatacatcGAGTGGATCATCAATATTGAGGGTGACGGTAAATGTGGTTATCGAGCTATTTTGGCTTTACTCGGTAAAGGAGAAGATAATCATACACTTATCCGCCATCAACTTTTCCATGAGTTGAGGACTCATAAAGAATCATACACACAACTTtacaaaaagaaagaaaactTTGATGCAATTTATTAG